GAGCTTCTTTTAAATCTTTAACCTTTTCGCCTTGGATAATGCAATTTTGTACAGTAAAAATTgagttattatcatttttattttatttaaagaaataatacgAACACAATTTTTGATACTTCTCCGCTACTCCCTGAAACTCAAGTATATAACAAAATGCAATTTTTCAAGTAATTACTATTAATTCCTAATTACGGTAATAGGGTTCGGTTTAGACGTCTCGGAGAGGAGAGACAGGCAGGACGATGTGCATGACTCTTCGTCTTCCTTCAGTACATTACAAGCCTTGCAAAGCATCGTTCAACTCCCTTCCAACATCATTAACAAAAGAACCTCCAGAAACATTAAAATGTTGGAAGTTAGACAACATTACCAGCTCATATGCTACAAAATTTTAGAACCAGGTTCCGTAAACCTTGCCTCCTTGCATATTGGACGGGACTTGGAATATAAATGCTATGCTCGTtgtggaaaggaaaagaaaatgtcaAATATTCCCAGAATTTAACACAGCAAAAGGCTACTTCTATGACCTAAGTTTTCTGAGCAACCACTTCTTTCGTAATGTAATGTCCAAAGCCAAAAATGTTTTTGCTTTTCTCTCATCTTCCAGTAGATCACAAGCATCCAACAGGAGCTCATCATCCATGTCCGGAAGGGCTTGAAGTGCATCAACTGCACTTTCTATTGTTGAATAGTTCTTATTTCCATTCTTACTTGCCAATCTTGTGACTGCACCGGCCATCTTGGATAGCATCTTCTGCATCTCCTGCTCGGTTTTCTGTGCCTTGCTTGCTCGTTCCAACTGTGGTGTTGCAATTGATCGTTTCATCTGTTGATCAGACAAATTAATATCCCCACTAGGAGTTTGTAAGTTTCCACATGCTCTATCCAAAACAACTTCAGAGGCAAAACAATCAGTTCCCACTCCTAGAACCTGACCACATGGTATTCCTTCTAATActtcatccctgaaaatcttgCACAAATCACCATAACTGCCCAAGACTTTATCCCTGTACGACACTGCATCTGGGTGTTCCTGTAAAAATTTGCATGTAAAAAACATACTATTGACGATACTAAgaatgatatatgaatattaACAGCTATCTCTTTTAATAGAATATGCAGAGAAAAGAGGATAATACCACATGGGTATATCTTACCGGCACATGATGCTATGCTAGGACTGGATTATCAACAGGAGAGTTATGGCTTAAATGATAAACTAAAAGAGTAATGAACGTACCTTCACATAAACTTCCCAGACATCATTGTTTGCCACAACCATTTTCTTATCATTATCCCAAAGAAACCCACTATGATTGAGAAGATCACAAATATCATTGTATTGTTTCAGCAAGCAGATGTAGTGACTTTCCAATATGTTCTTGTCCAATTGAAGCCGAAACTTTTCATTGAATGATTCAACCATATGAACCCATGCCTGTTCATTGAATGCCTGAGCTATCTTATTCTGTTCCCGAACCTGTTCTAGCAGAAGGCCCATAAAAAATTGTTCCATTGGGGTTGTCCACTCAAGTTCAAGATGATGAATACCACCAGGTAAATGGTCATTTTTCTCATTACCTGCTTGTTAAGCATGAATATATAAAACATGCATCAGTGCACAagtaaaaaaggaaaacaaaagtaaaaCAATTCTTATGGCATCCAATCCCTTATCATTTTTCAGACCGCATTGGGCTATCTACCTGTGCTAGATATATGCTAATCCTAAtttagaaaagaaagagaaaaaactaaccaacaaataaaaaatgaaacaagATAATAGATTATATGTACCATTAGAGGTCATCAAGACAGTTGAATCATCATCAGTGCCTACTTTTTGAGTCAATCTGTTGTATCTTACTTCACAATTTTCTTGTCCAAATATTACACGCAATTTGTGATAGCTTGGCACAGTTTTAACTCTGTATGATCGAGCATCTGGATGTGACTGCATGTACTTCATGTAAGAAACAGAACAAATACTCCATCagcaacaagaaaataaaataaaagaaatcacCTTGATATAAGCATTCCAGACACTATCTTCAGCTATCACCATGTCCCTTGTTTCATCCCATGAGAATCCACTTTGCTCAAGAAGAATCTTTATGTCATTGTACAGTCTCCTTAGATGTTTGTATCGATTCTTGAGAACATCTTTATCATAGTGAGAACCAAATTTGACATTGAACGACGTAACCATGTCAACCCAAGCCTGTGTTAAGAATGTCTGTCCAAGTTTATTCCCTCTATGGACCTGGTCTAGCAACAAGTCAATGAGATATCGGTCCATTGGTGGAGTCCAAAATGTTCTTGTACGATCACAATTCATGCTTCCCTTCCTATCAGCTGCAAATTAAAAGACCTAGTTAGGAGAAAATACTGACCGGAAGATGAAGACGGAGAAAAAGTTTATTCTTCGAATAACCTT
The genomic region above belongs to Gossypium hirsutum isolate 1008001.06 chromosome D05, Gossypium_hirsutum_v2.1, whole genome shotgun sequence and contains:
- the LOC107906813 gene encoding uncharacterized protein isoform X1 encodes the protein MGSQTPASIDRTRTYWTPTMERYFIDLMLEQMHRGNRIGHTFTKQAWTGMLAVFNANFGSQYDKDVLKSRYTNLWKQFNDVKNLLGQNGFSWDESRQMVVADDYVWNAYIKAYPDARSYKTKAVLNFNDLCLIYGYTTADGRYSRSSHDLDFDDEVQGLNMGDAMGSLPSTNNERPRTEWNAEMDQYFIELMLDQAGKGNKVDNTFNKQAWTDMLALFNAKFGPQHGKRVLRHRYKKLWKYYSDVKVILNQNGFTWDESQLVITADNAVWDAYIKAHPHARTYRMKTLPNFNDLGLIYGEAIDEGSLNNLTQECDISRATAADRKGSMNCDRTRTFWTPPMDRYLIDLLLDQVHRGNKLGQTFLTQAWVDMVTSFNVKFGSHYDKDVLKNRYKHLRRLYNDIKILLEQSGFSWDETRDMVIAEDSVWNAYIKSHPDARSYRVKTVPSYHKLRVIFGQENCEVRYNRLTQKVGTDDDSTVLMTSNGNEKNDHLPGGIHHLELEWTTPMEQFFMGLLLEQVREQNKIAQAFNEQAWVHMVESFNEKFRLQLDKNILESHYICLLKQYNDICDLLNHSGFLWDNDKKMVVANNDVWEVYVKEHPDAVSYRDKVLGSYGDLCKIFRDEVLEGIPCGQVLGVGTDCFASEVVLDRACGNLQTPSGDINLSDQQMKRSIATPQLERASKAQKTEQEMQKMLSKMAGAVTRLASKNGNKNYSTIESAVDALQALPDMDDELLLDACDLLEDERKAKTFLALDITLRKKWLLRKLRS
- the LOC107906813 gene encoding uncharacterized protein isoform X2, with amino-acid sequence MQAYPDARSYKTKAVLNFNDLCLIYGYTTADGRYSRSSHDLDFDDEVQGLNMGDAMGSLPSTNNERPRTEWNAEMDQYFIELMLDQAGKGNKVDNTFNKQAWTDMLALFNAKFGPQHGKRVLRHRYKKLWKYYSDVKVILNQNGFTWDESQLVITADNAVWDAYIKAHPHARTYRMKTLPNFNDLGLIYGEAIDEGSLNNLTQECDISRATAADRKGSMNCDRTRTFWTPPMDRYLIDLLLDQVHRGNKLGQTFLTQAWVDMVTSFNVKFGSHYDKDVLKNRYKHLRRLYNDIKILLEQSGFSWDETRDMVIAEDSVWNAYIKSHPDARSYRVKTVPSYHKLRVIFGQENCEVRYNRLTQKVGTDDDSTVLMTSNGNEKNDHLPGGIHHLELEWTTPMEQFFMGLLLEQVREQNKIAQAFNEQAWVHMVESFNEKFRLQLDKNILESHYICLLKQYNDICDLLNHSGFLWDNDKKMVVANNDVWEVYVKEHPDAVSYRDKVLGSYGDLCKIFRDEVLEGIPCGQVLGVGTDCFASEVVLDRACGNLQTPSGDINLSDQQMKRSIATPQLERASKAQKTEQEMQKMLSKMAGAVTRLASKNGNKNYSTIESAVDALQALPDMDDELLLDACDLLEDERKAKTFLALDITLRKKWLLRKLRS